CTTTGTCGCTGCGTAGCAGCCGGAATACCAGAAGGTAGACTGAATCAAGGGCCGCGGGCGAAAAGCCGGCGGCCCTTTTCTTTTGGCCGCAGGTGTCCGGGGCCGAAAACGGGAAAAGGAGCTTCGCATGCTGCTCGGTAAAAGTGTCCGTATGGAACGCATCATCAACAGAAACACGGGAAGAGCCATCATCGTGCCCATGGATCATGGTGTCAGCGTGGGGCCCATTTACGGGTTGGTGGACCTGCCCGGTACTGTGAACAAAGTGGCCGAAGGCGGTGCGGATGCCGTTCTTATGCATAAGGGGCTACCGCGCTGCACTCATCGGGGGTATGGTAAGGACGTCGGGCTTATCGTGCATCTTTCGGCCAGCACGTCGGTTGCCACCCTGCCCAACGCCAAATCGCTGGTGGCCACGGTGGAAGACGCCCTGCGGCTGGGTGCCGACGGCGTGTCGGTACACGTTAATCTGGGTGATGAGACAGAGCGTCACATGCTGGAAGACCTCGGCCGCGTGACCTCGCGCGCCATGGAATGGGGTATGCCGGTGCTGGCGATGGTGTACGCCCGCGGGCCGAAAATCGACAACGAGTTCGCCCCCGGTATTGTCGCCCATTGCGCCAGAGTAGGTATGGAGCTGGGTGCTGATCTTGTCAAAGTTAATTATACCGGCGATATGGACTCTTTTGCAGACGTGTGCGAAGCGTGCTGCGTGCCGGTGCTCATAGCCGGCGGGCCCAAGCTTGATTCCACAAGAGAGCTTGTTCAGGTGGTGCACGATTCGGTGCGCGCCGGTGGTGCCGGTCTTTCCATGGGACGCAACGTGTTTCAGCATGCCCGTCCCGACATGCTTATGAAGGCCCTGCACGGTGTGGTGCACGAAGACTGGGACGTGGAACAGGCCATGGACGTGCTGGAAGGCGCGGAATAACTTTTACGTTCGCAAGCGAGGAAGCGAAATGCATATCGGCAAACGTATTCGTATAGAGCGGCTGTTCAACAGAACGACAGGCCGCACCATTATTGTTCCTCTGGACCACGGTGTCAGCGTGGGGCCCATCGACGGGCTGGTGGACATGCGCGACACGGTGAATCAGGTGGCGGAAGGCGGCGCGGACGCCGTGCTGATGCACAAGGGTCTGGTGCGCTGCGGCCACCGCGAAGGCGGTCGCGACGTGGGTCTTATCGTGCATCTTTCCGGTTCCACGGGGCTTTCGCCCATCCCCAATTCCAAAATTCTGTGTGCCACGGTGGAAGATGCCATCAAACACGGCGCCGACGGCATCTCGGTACATGTCAATCTGGGCGATCCTAATGAGCGCGAAATGCTGGGCGACCTTGGCAGGGTGTCTGCCGTGGCGGCGGAATGGGGCATGCCCCTGCTGGCCATGATGTATGCCCGCGGGCCGGAAGTGAAAGACCCGTATGACGGCATGGTGGTTGCTCACTGCGCACGTGTGGCGGTCGAGCTGGGCGCGGACGTGGTCAAGGTGCCCTATACCGGTGATATGGATTCCTTTTCCCGCGTGGTGGAAGCCTGCTGCGTACCCGTGGTCATCGCGGGCGGTCCCAAGCTTGATTCCACGCGTTCGCTGCTGCAGATAGTTCATGACTCCGTGCGTGCGGGCGGTGCCGGTCTTTCCATCGGCCGCAACATTTTTCAGCATGAACGCCCCAGAGCGCTGGTAAAGGCGCTGCGTGGTCTTGTGCACGAAGACTGGGACGTGGAACAGGCACTTGAAACTGTGGGCGGGTGCGCCCCCGAGGGTGAATAACATGAAAAAAGTGCTTTTCCGTTGCGTTCCTTACGATAAAGACGCAGTGACGCTCGCGCTGGAATCGGGGGTGGACGGTCTGGTGGTTCCTGCCGGTCATGTGCAGGAGGTGGCTTCACTGGCACGCTGCACCGTGGTGGCCGACGAGGATATGCCCTGCATACTGCTGCAGGAAAAGGCGGATGAGGAAAACGTGGCCCGCATGCTGCAGCAGGGGCGCAGTGTAATACTGGCCCGCGGCTGGGAAATCATTCCCGTGGAAAACCTGCTGGCGGTTTCGGATAACGTGGTTGCCGAAGTGGCCTCGCTGGAGGAGGCAAGACTTGCGGCGGGCATACTGGAACGCGGTGTCTCCGCCGTGGCCGTGTCTGCCCGGGGTGTGGAGGAACTGAAGGACATCGTGAAGGAACTCAAGCTTTCTCAGGGGACGCTGGAACTTGTGCCCGCCACGGTCACTGCCGTCTCTGCCGCGGGACTGGGGCATCGCGTGTGCGTGGACACCATGTCGCTTATGCGCACAGGACAGGGCATGCTGGTGGGTAACTCCAGCGCGTTCACCTTTCTGGTAAACGCCGAAACCGAGCACAACGAGTATGTGGCGGCGCGTCCTTTCAGGGTTAATGCCGGAGCAGTGCATGCCTACGCCGTCATGCCGGGTGACAGGAC
Above is a window of Oleidesulfovibrio alaskensis DSM 16109 DNA encoding:
- a CDS encoding 2-amino-3,7-dideoxy-D-threo-hept-6-ulosonate synthase, whose protein sequence is MLLGKSVRMERIINRNTGRAIIVPMDHGVSVGPIYGLVDLPGTVNKVAEGGADAVLMHKGLPRCTHRGYGKDVGLIVHLSASTSVATLPNAKSLVATVEDALRLGADGVSVHVNLGDETERHMLEDLGRVTSRAMEWGMPVLAMVYARGPKIDNEFAPGIVAHCARVGMELGADLVKVNYTGDMDSFADVCEACCVPVLIAGGPKLDSTRELVQVVHDSVRAGGAGLSMGRNVFQHARPDMLMKALHGVVHEDWDVEQAMDVLEGAE
- a CDS encoding 2-amino-3,7-dideoxy-D-threo-hept-6-ulosonate synthase gives rise to the protein MHIGKRIRIERLFNRTTGRTIIVPLDHGVSVGPIDGLVDMRDTVNQVAEGGADAVLMHKGLVRCGHREGGRDVGLIVHLSGSTGLSPIPNSKILCATVEDAIKHGADGISVHVNLGDPNEREMLGDLGRVSAVAAEWGMPLLAMMYARGPEVKDPYDGMVVAHCARVAVELGADVVKVPYTGDMDSFSRVVEACCVPVVIAGGPKLDSTRSLLQIVHDSVRAGGAGLSIGRNIFQHERPRALVKALRGLVHEDWDVEQALETVGGCAPEGE
- a CDS encoding 3-dehydroquinate synthase II family protein, giving the protein MKKVLFRCVPYDKDAVTLALESGVDGLVVPAGHVQEVASLARCTVVADEDMPCILLQEKADEENVARMLQQGRSVILARGWEIIPVENLLAVSDNVVAEVASLEEARLAAGILERGVSAVAVSARGVEELKDIVKELKLSQGTLELVPATVTAVSAAGLGHRVCVDTMSLMRTGQGMLVGNSSAFTFLVNAETEHNEYVAARPFRVNAGAVHAYAVMPGDRTTYLEELSAGTEVLVVDHTGATGIATVGRVKVEVRPMLLVRARVQGPDGQCTEGAVFLQNAETIRLVRTDGTPVSVVALKEGDEILVRTDAAGRHFGMRISEEIREE